The following are from one region of the Sandaracinus amylolyticus genome:
- a CDS encoding AAA family ATPase → MSEATKQIHVLNPFEHVRALCQRITRQVAERVVGQEEAVECVTAGLLLGGHVLMEGVPGVGKTLLARTLADVVHLKFHRVQFTPDLMPADVLGTYMVQTGPDGRPVMALQPGPLFSNIVLADEINRASPKTQSALLEAMQERQVSLGSSTHALPSPFFVVATQNPIDNEGTYPLPEAQLDRFLMKVMVRFPTEDEVMNIVARTAGGAEASVQRVADAEAIIAAGKTIRTMPVADHVARYAVRLVFATHPDHKSAPACNRRYVKAGASPRAAQSVLAVAKFFALLDGRLNVAIDDVKRAAYPCLRHRILLNFDAIADEATTDSLIHQTLIELDRTKDDGGAKAPAKKK, encoded by the coding sequence ATGTCCGAGGCGACCAAGCAGATCCACGTCCTCAACCCGTTCGAGCACGTTCGCGCGCTCTGTCAGCGCATCACGCGACAGGTCGCGGAGCGCGTGGTCGGACAGGAAGAGGCGGTCGAGTGCGTGACCGCCGGTCTCCTTCTCGGCGGACACGTGCTGATGGAAGGCGTGCCCGGCGTCGGCAAGACGCTCCTCGCGCGCACGCTCGCCGACGTCGTGCACCTCAAGTTCCATCGCGTGCAGTTCACGCCGGACCTGATGCCCGCGGACGTGCTCGGCACGTACATGGTGCAGACCGGTCCCGATGGTCGCCCCGTGATGGCGCTCCAGCCGGGACCGCTCTTCTCGAACATCGTGCTCGCCGACGAGATCAACCGCGCCTCGCCGAAGACGCAGAGCGCGCTGCTCGAGGCGATGCAGGAGCGCCAGGTCTCGCTCGGCTCGAGCACCCACGCGCTGCCCTCGCCGTTCTTCGTCGTGGCCACCCAGAACCCGATCGACAACGAGGGCACGTATCCGCTCCCCGAGGCGCAGCTCGACCGCTTCCTGATGAAGGTGATGGTCCGCTTCCCCACCGAGGACGAGGTGATGAACATCGTCGCGCGCACCGCGGGCGGCGCCGAAGCGTCGGTGCAGCGCGTGGCCGACGCCGAGGCGATCATCGCCGCGGGCAAGACGATCCGCACGATGCCGGTCGCCGATCACGTCGCGCGCTACGCGGTGCGGCTCGTCTTCGCCACGCACCCCGATCACAAGAGCGCGCCCGCGTGCAATCGACGCTACGTGAAGGCGGGCGCGTCGCCGCGCGCCGCGCAGAGCGTGCTCGCGGTCGCGAAGTTCTTCGCGCTGCTCGACGGTCGTCTCAACGTCGCGATCGACGACGTGAAGCGCGCGGCATACCCGTGCCTGCGCCACCGCATCCTCCTCAACTTCGATGCGATCGCCGACGAGGCGACCACCGACTCGCTGATCCACCAGACGCTGATCGAGCTCGATCGCACCAAGGACGACGGCGGCGCGAAGGCGCCCGCGAAGAAGAAGTGA
- a CDS encoding collagen-like protein: MDRSSEPDGGAVGDERRELEEASGERDTTPERVADDAVSTPDPGEGAALPASIEREVQRIRARVLRFLVLDGALSGVGAGVAIGVPAAMVLDVAGWPVAPALGLAGAAALVVSVVEVRRRLLDRVRAAMVLDRLLDAKDRFASAVSFAGADDPPALHRLQIKEAAEFLAERVPVPDAPRPRFRSARWMVAAVTAVAIAVPLRVAWPAFVAWAREAMGEDETPRSAEEIADAAEALRRELERDPARRVDQEINELEHALERERERVQRSRTEALERAAEAIERAMGIAPQPDAQSAESAGETSDGESAPTVESVEGAPPELASERLREAWEEAQRAREAWREAAMRPGTTPEEVARLQTEAQRAQMDALRMAEQERGWREAQAQHEPGDPEDGDGDGEVDPDAAEAAERGDEGEQLAQAVDRLDRAIGSMDRTDQDTGVPGPEVGQGLERASGEIGEHTPETAQALADAAAARERGDADAMDRALERARESLRREAGRETRELAEARERLSRLHDQMAERAGQDAREQLAQAGQEGQSGQEGQSGQEGQSGSEGQSGSEGQSGQEGQSGSEGQSGQEGQSGSEGQSGSEGQSGSEGQSGSEGQSGESGESGQSGESGQAGQSGQSSESGQSGQANQSGQSGQAGQSGQAGQSGQAGQSGQAGQSGQAGQSGQAGQSGQAGQSGQAGQSGQAGQSGQAGQSGQAGQSGQAGQSGQGQGQGEGQGQGQGEGQGQGQGQGEGQGQGQGQGEGQGQGQGEGQGQGQGQGGDGQGGGQPTHGWGSGAAGDPGLAAAQAAGASSEGVQVDPGTDPAQSAELGAQPDPMGLLPGASRLPGRGGMRMDAVTGGAAGEGSGVVGGSSGDAPRVGGGTRVPGSLRAYVQRYLRALQGRGGEQESSPR; the protein is encoded by the coding sequence ATGGATCGATCGTCTGAGCCGGACGGAGGCGCGGTGGGCGACGAGCGGCGAGAGCTAGAGGAGGCGTCGGGCGAGCGGGACACCACGCCCGAGCGCGTCGCCGACGACGCGGTCTCCACGCCGGACCCGGGGGAGGGCGCGGCGCTGCCCGCCTCGATCGAGCGCGAGGTGCAGCGCATCCGGGCGCGGGTGCTGCGCTTCCTGGTGCTCGACGGTGCGCTCTCCGGTGTGGGCGCGGGTGTCGCGATCGGCGTGCCTGCGGCGATGGTGCTCGACGTCGCGGGATGGCCGGTCGCGCCCGCGCTGGGCCTCGCGGGCGCGGCGGCGCTGGTGGTGAGCGTGGTCGAGGTGCGACGGCGCCTGCTCGATCGGGTGCGCGCCGCGATGGTGCTCGATCGACTGCTCGACGCGAAGGATCGCTTCGCGAGCGCGGTGTCGTTCGCGGGCGCCGACGATCCGCCGGCGCTGCATCGGCTGCAGATCAAAGAAGCCGCGGAGTTCCTCGCCGAGCGCGTGCCGGTGCCCGATGCGCCGCGGCCGCGCTTCCGCTCCGCGCGCTGGATGGTCGCGGCGGTGACCGCGGTGGCGATCGCGGTGCCGCTGCGCGTCGCGTGGCCCGCGTTCGTCGCGTGGGCGCGCGAGGCGATGGGCGAGGACGAGACGCCGCGCAGCGCGGAGGAGATCGCCGACGCGGCCGAGGCGCTGCGTCGCGAGCTCGAGCGCGACCCCGCGCGCCGCGTGGACCAGGAGATCAACGAGCTCGAGCACGCGCTGGAGCGTGAGCGCGAGCGCGTGCAGCGCAGCCGCACCGAGGCGCTGGAGCGCGCGGCCGAGGCGATCGAGCGCGCGATGGGGATCGCGCCGCAACCGGACGCGCAGAGCGCCGAGAGCGCGGGCGAGACGAGCGACGGCGAGAGCGCGCCGACGGTGGAGTCGGTCGAGGGCGCGCCGCCGGAGCTCGCGTCGGAGCGACTGCGCGAGGCGTGGGAAGAGGCGCAGCGCGCGCGCGAGGCCTGGCGCGAGGCCGCGATGCGTCCCGGCACGACGCCCGAGGAGGTCGCGCGGCTGCAGACCGAGGCGCAGCGCGCGCAGATGGACGCGCTGCGCATGGCCGAGCAGGAGCGCGGCTGGCGCGAGGCGCAGGCGCAGCACGAGCCGGGCGATCCGGAAGATGGCGACGGCGACGGCGAGGTCGATCCCGACGCGGCTGAGGCTGCGGAGCGGGGCGACGAGGGCGAGCAGCTCGCGCAAGCCGTCGATCGGCTCGATCGCGCGATCGGCTCGATGGATCGCACCGATCAGGACACCGGCGTGCCGGGCCCGGAGGTCGGTCAGGGGCTCGAGCGGGCGTCGGGCGAGATCGGCGAGCACACGCCGGAGACCGCACAGGCGCTCGCGGATGCGGCGGCGGCGCGCGAGCGCGGCGACGCAGATGCGATGGATCGCGCGCTCGAGCGCGCGAGAGAGTCACTGCGCCGCGAGGCCGGTCGCGAGACGCGCGAGCTCGCGGAAGCGCGCGAGCGGCTGTCGCGGTTGCACGACCAGATGGCGGAGCGGGCGGGCCAGGACGCGCGCGAGCAGCTCGCCCAGGCGGGGCAAGAGGGGCAGTCGGGGCAAGAGGGGCAGTCGGGGCAAGAGGGCCAGTCGGGCTCGGAGGGCCAGTCGGGCTCGGAGGGCCAATCGGGGCAAGAGGGGCAATCGGGCTCGGAGGGGCAGTCGGGGCAAGAGGGGCAGTCGGGCTCGGAGGGCCAGTCGGGCTCGGAGGGGCAATCGGGCTCGGAGGGTCAATCGGGCTCGGAGGGCCAGTCGGGCGAGTCCGGGGAATCCGGGCAATCCGGGGAATCCGGGCAAGCGGGTCAGTCGGGGCAATCGAGCGAGTCCGGGCAGTCGGGTCAAGCGAACCAATCGGGCCAATCGGGTCAAGCGGGCCAGTCGGGTCAAGCGGGCCAGTCGGGTCAAGCGGGCCAATCGGGTCAAGCGGGCCAATCGGGTCAAGCGGGCCAATCGGGTCAAGCGGGCCAGTCGGGTCAAGCGGGCCAGTCGGGTCAAGCTGGGCAGTCGGGCCAGGCGGGGCAGTCGGGTCAAGCGGGCCAGTCGGGTCAAGCTGGGCAGTCGGGCCAAGCGGGGCAGTCCGGTCAAGGTCAGGGCCAAGGCGAAGGTCAGGGACAAGGCCAAGGCGAAGGTCAGGGACAAGGCCAGGGCCAGGGCGAAGGTCAGGGACAAGGCCAGGGCCAGGGCGAAGGCCAGGGACAAGGCCAAGGCGAAGGTCAGGGACAAGGCCAGGGCCAGGGCGGCGACGGCCAGGGCGGCGGTCAGCCCACGCACGGCTGGGGCAGTGGCGCCGCCGGCGATCCCGGTCTCGCCGCGGCACAGGCCGCCGGCGCTTCGTCCGAGGGCGTCCAGGTCGACCCCGGCACCGACCCCGCGCAGTCCGCCGAGCTCGGCGCGCAGCCCGATCCGATGGGCCTGCTCCCCGGCGCATCGCGTCTCCCCGGCCGCGGTGGGATGCGCATGGACGCGGTGACCGGCGGCGCCGCGGGCGAGGGCTCGGGCGTGGTCGGTGGCTCGAGCGGTGATGCACCGCGCGTCGGCGGAGGCACTCGCGTGCCCGGCTCGCTGCGCGCGTACGTCCAACGATATCTCCGCGCGCTCCAGGGGCGTGGCGGCGAGCAGGAGAGCAGTCCGCGCTGA
- a CDS encoding DUF4215 domain-containing protein, with protein MRRWLAVCCYAGCIAALTACGDDDGTGTDAGEIGQDAGPDGSTTDPCAGRALCDEAGTSCDGDTLVTCAEDADGCLVATRNGCGAEGDVCDDTSGTAACVDPCSLIPAEQRCETDGARSCDGDSLEICGANADGCFVLTATDCSEAPGGTCNPNGGTAGDMPVCAMPADPCADVPAADRCDTAGTSCDGDALVACAPNAFGCLVTTRTTCTDRAGGACDASGATAICTATDACAGLELCDTAGTSCDGPELVSCAPDAFGCLVETRADCTDATFGFCDADATPAAQCSTAAVDPCMGTTACGTEPSRVCTDAATLTVCAPNAFGCFVETTTACAPEICDASSGTAACLDPCSLVETCPAALSCDGDDLVTCEANPQGCLVETSRATCVESCGVSGGNPACVDTLCPSAEPILLDCTSGTITGNTEGGPTVFGGSTNACTSTTFAGAERAYRFRNTGPNRAIVEITTTRGAGTGDFDLFVIGAGAETLVCTDESLACLDTSTGTGATETVEFLAAPGETAYVVYDLYTTTLSTTDFTLAVTCTEIVCGDGALGDGELCDDGNTAAGDGCSPSCAPESGYGCGGEPSVCAPLAPNAACVGATAVTATGTLTGQNIAIGGARPQGTGCGTVEGNQALYYAVSIPPTSTVSIAVTPDATTAPDLVLLAQDACDATACTQRDDSDPERMVLSNLTTSAVTRFVTVHAAELGTAGTFDIAFTYASFADNSICAGGEVVSGTRTITGEDVSIGGPRPQGTGCGTTAGNSALYYQVQIPPLQAVAIAVTPDPTADPDLVLLAQNACGDTSCTLRDDSDPERARIANATGSTVTHIVAVHSRLAADVGPFDIAFTYADLADNAGCSTAEPVTGTRTITGEDLSVGGPRPQGDVCGTGGGNTALYYAVTIPPRNAVDVVTTPASGSNITLLTQEACGAVACTSRTDSSPERTRLVNGGDAPITRIVAVHSAVTAGTGTFDIAFNYSTLSDYAVCSGAEPVSGTRTLTGESVALGGPRPVGTGCSTDGGENTLYYSVTVPPLSAVDVTTTVAGGADIVLLTQDACGAGACTSRDASAPETGTLVNGTGSNITRIVAVHGAAITTGGTFDITFTERAIQCGDGRREGPEVCDDGDLDNGDGCSSTCTAETGFLCDTASPSVCRAVAAHAFCSGALAVTANASFTGENAAAAGPRPQGDGCGTNSGNRSLYYAVTVPPATRVTVTTAGTTDRVLLLQDACGAAECTYRTDSSPETAVLRNDTAAPITQIVSVHLYSATSGTWDIAFNYSTYSCGDGRTDGTETCDDGNTVAGDGCSSTCQYESGYACAGEPSACVLGAGNAYCATAEVITTNTTFTGESTAAGGTRPTGSLCGFGAGARALYYSVQIPAGQQVVVQTTPSADVVLFTQDSCSNQCTYSTDASPERVVLSNTGTSTITRIVGVRPYGTPTTLPTFDISFTYSPGFVAISGACVDTASGTALSITGDDAVSSSAALPFAFTFFGAAVTHFTASTNGLLQLTVGSSSGSTSSSNQLLPNTSTPNGLVAAFWDDVAIPGGSSVRTLVSGAAGSRRFVVAWNAAEVESVPGSRMSFQAHLVEGTNQVELHYCSASGTTGSLRGSGATIGLENGAGTAGVVISQDMVGPIAPGAGFRYTPTP; from the coding sequence ATGAGACGGTGGCTCGCCGTCTGCTGTTATGCCGGCTGCATCGCAGCGCTCACGGCTTGCGGCGACGACGACGGGACGGGAACGGACGCAGGTGAGATCGGGCAGGACGCGGGGCCGGACGGCTCGACGACCGACCCGTGCGCGGGGCGTGCGCTCTGCGACGAAGCCGGCACGAGCTGCGACGGCGACACGCTCGTCACGTGCGCGGAGGACGCGGACGGATGCCTCGTCGCGACGCGCAACGGGTGCGGCGCCGAGGGGGACGTCTGCGACGACACCAGCGGCACCGCCGCTTGCGTCGACCCATGCTCGCTGATCCCGGCCGAGCAGCGCTGCGAGACCGACGGCGCGCGCAGCTGCGACGGCGACTCGCTCGAGATCTGCGGCGCGAACGCCGATGGCTGCTTCGTGCTGACGGCGACCGACTGCAGCGAAGCTCCCGGCGGCACCTGCAACCCCAACGGGGGAACCGCGGGTGACATGCCCGTGTGCGCGATGCCGGCCGATCCTTGCGCCGACGTGCCCGCGGCCGACCGCTGCGACACGGCGGGCACGAGCTGCGACGGCGACGCGCTCGTCGCGTGCGCGCCGAACGCGTTCGGCTGTCTCGTCACGACGCGCACGACGTGCACCGACCGCGCGGGCGGCGCGTGCGACGCGAGCGGCGCGACCGCGATCTGCACCGCGACGGATGCATGCGCGGGCCTGGAGCTCTGCGACACGGCGGGCACGAGCTGCGACGGCCCCGAGCTCGTCTCCTGCGCTCCCGACGCGTTCGGGTGCCTCGTCGAGACGCGCGCGGACTGCACCGACGCGACGTTCGGCTTCTGCGACGCCGACGCGACCCCGGCCGCGCAGTGCAGCACCGCTGCGGTCGATCCCTGCATGGGCACGACCGCGTGCGGCACCGAGCCCTCGCGCGTCTGCACCGACGCCGCGACGCTCACGGTGTGCGCGCCGAACGCGTTCGGCTGCTTCGTCGAGACCACGACCGCGTGCGCGCCCGAGATCTGCGACGCGTCGAGCGGAACGGCCGCGTGTCTGGATCCCTGCTCGCTCGTCGAGACGTGCCCCGCGGCGCTCTCGTGCGACGGCGACGACCTCGTGACCTGCGAGGCGAACCCGCAGGGCTGCCTCGTCGAGACCTCGCGCGCGACGTGCGTCGAGAGCTGCGGCGTGAGCGGCGGAAATCCGGCCTGCGTGGACACGCTCTGCCCCTCGGCCGAGCCGATCCTGCTCGACTGCACGAGCGGCACCATCACCGGCAACACCGAGGGCGGACCGACGGTGTTCGGCGGCTCGACCAACGCGTGCACCAGCACGACGTTCGCGGGCGCCGAGCGCGCGTACCGCTTCCGCAACACCGGGCCGAATCGCGCGATCGTCGAGATCACGACGACGCGCGGAGCGGGCACCGGCGACTTCGACCTCTTCGTCATCGGCGCGGGCGCCGAGACGCTCGTGTGCACCGACGAGTCGCTCGCGTGTCTCGACACGAGCACCGGCACCGGCGCGACCGAGACCGTCGAGTTCCTCGCGGCACCGGGCGAGACCGCGTACGTGGTCTACGACCTCTACACGACGACCCTGTCGACCACCGACTTCACGCTCGCCGTGACCTGCACGGAGATCGTGTGCGGTGACGGTGCGCTCGGCGACGGCGAGCTCTGCGACGACGGCAACACGGCCGCCGGCGATGGCTGCAGCCCGAGCTGCGCGCCCGAGTCGGGCTACGGCTGCGGCGGCGAGCCCTCCGTGTGTGCACCGCTCGCGCCGAACGCGGCGTGCGTCGGCGCGACCGCGGTCACCGCCACCGGGACGCTCACGGGCCAGAACATCGCGATCGGCGGCGCGCGCCCCCAGGGCACGGGCTGCGGCACCGTCGAGGGCAATCAGGCGCTCTACTACGCGGTTTCGATCCCGCCGACGAGCACCGTGTCGATCGCGGTGACGCCCGACGCGACGACCGCTCCCGACCTCGTCCTGCTCGCGCAGGACGCGTGCGACGCGACCGCGTGCACGCAGCGCGACGACAGCGACCCCGAGCGCATGGTGCTCTCGAACCTCACGACCTCGGCGGTGACCCGCTTCGTCACGGTCCACGCGGCCGAGCTGGGGACGGCGGGGACCTTCGACATCGCGTTCACGTACGCGTCGTTCGCGGACAACTCGATCTGCGCGGGCGGTGAGGTCGTCAGCGGCACCCGCACCATCACCGGCGAAGACGTGTCGATCGGCGGGCCGCGCCCCCAGGGCACCGGCTGCGGCACCACCGCGGGCAACAGCGCGCTCTACTACCAGGTGCAGATCCCGCCGCTGCAGGCGGTCGCGATCGCGGTGACGCCGGATCCCACGGCCGATCCCGACCTCGTGCTGCTCGCGCAGAACGCGTGCGGCGACACGTCGTGCACGCTGCGCGACGACAGCGATCCCGAGCGGGCGCGCATCGCGAACGCGACCGGGTCCACCGTGACGCACATCGTCGCGGTCCACAGCCGTCTCGCGGCCGACGTCGGCCCGTTCGACATCGCGTTCACGTACGCGGACCTCGCGGACAATGCCGGGTGCAGCACGGCGGAGCCGGTCACCGGCACCCGCACGATCACGGGTGAGGACCTCTCGGTCGGCGGCCCGCGCCCGCAGGGTGACGTCTGCGGCACCGGCGGCGGCAACACCGCGCTCTACTACGCGGTGACGATCCCGCCCCGCAACGCCGTCGACGTCGTCACGACGCCTGCGAGCGGCAGCAACATCACGCTGCTGACGCAGGAGGCGTGCGGCGCCGTCGCGTGCACCTCGCGCACCGACAGCTCGCCGGAGCGCACGCGCCTGGTGAACGGTGGGGACGCGCCGATCACCCGGATCGTCGCGGTTCACAGCGCGGTGACGGCCGGCACCGGCACCTTCGACATCGCGTTCAACTACTCGACCCTGTCGGACTACGCGGTGTGCTCGGGCGCGGAGCCGGTCTCCGGCACGCGCACGCTCACGGGTGAGAGCGTCGCGCTCGGCGGGCCCCGCCCGGTGGGCACGGGCTGCAGCACCGACGGCGGCGAGAACACCCTGTACTACTCGGTCACGGTCCCGCCGCTCTCGGCGGTCGACGTGACCACGACGGTCGCCGGCGGCGCCGACATCGTGCTGCTGACGCAGGACGCGTGCGGCGCGGGGGCGTGCACGTCGCGCGACGCGAGCGCGCCGGAGACCGGGACCCTGGTCAACGGCACCGGCTCGAACATCACGCGCATCGTCGCGGTCCACGGCGCGGCGATCACGACCGGCGGCACGTTCGACATCACGTTCACCGAGCGCGCGATCCAGTGCGGCGACGGTCGCCGCGAGGGTCCCGAGGTGTGCGACGACGGCGATCTCGACAACGGTGACGGTTGCTCGAGCACCTGCACCGCCGAGACCGGCTTCCTCTGCGACACCGCGTCGCCGTCGGTCTGCCGCGCGGTCGCCGCGCACGCGTTCTGCTCCGGCGCGCTCGCCGTGACGGCCAACGCGTCGTTCACCGGTGAGAACGCAGCGGCCGCCGGGCCCCGCCCGCAGGGCGACGGCTGCGGCACGAACAGCGGCAATCGCTCGCTCTACTACGCCGTCACCGTCCCGCCCGCGACCCGCGTGACGGTGACGACCGCCGGTACGACCGACCGCGTGCTGCTCCTGCAGGACGCGTGCGGCGCTGCCGAATGCACGTACCGCACGGACTCCTCGCCGGAGACCGCGGTGCTGCGCAACGACACTGCGGCCCCGATCACCCAGATCGTCTCGGTCCACCTGTACTCGGCGACCTCGGGCACCTGGGACATCGCGTTCAACTACTCGACGTACTCCTGCGGCGACGGGCGCACCGACGGCACCGAGACGTGTGACGACGGGAACACGGTCGCGGGCGACGGGTGCTCGAGCACCTGTCAGTACGAGAGCGGCTACGCGTGCGCGGGCGAGCCGTCGGCGTGCGTGCTGGGCGCGGGCAACGCGTACTGCGCGACCGCCGAGGTGATCACCACGAACACCACGTTCACGGGTGAGAGCACGGCAGCGGGCGGGACCCGTCCGACCGGCTCGCTCTGCGGGTTCGGTGCGGGCGCTCGCGCGCTGTACTACTCGGTGCAGATCCCGGCCGGCCAGCAGGTCGTCGTCCAGACGACGCCGAGCGCCGACGTCGTCCTGTTCACGCAGGACTCGTGCAGCAACCAGTGCACGTACAGCACCGACGCGTCGCCGGAGCGCGTGGTGCTCTCGAACACGGGCACGTCGACGATCACGCGGATCGTGGGTGTGCGTCCGTACGGGACGCCTACGACGCTGCCGACGTTCGACATCTCGTTCACGTACTCGCCCGGGTTCGTCGCGATCAGCGGCGCGTGCGTGGACACCGCGAGCGGGACCGCGCTGTCGATCACCGGTGACGACGCGGTCTCCTCGAGCGCGGCGCTGCCGTTCGCGTTCACCTTCTTCGGCGCGGCGGTGACGCACTTCACCGCGAGCACGAACGGTCTGCTCCAGCTGACCGTCGGCTCGAGCAGCGGCTCGACCTCGTCGAGCAACCAGCTGCTGCCGAACACCAGCACGCCGAACGGTCTCGTCGCGGCGTTCTGGGACGACGTCGCGATCCCGGGCGGAAGCTCGGTGCGCACGCTGGTCAGCGGCGCGGCGGGCAGCCGTCGCTTCGTGGTCGCGTGGAACGCCGCCGAGGTGGAGAGCGTCCCGGGGAGCCGGATGTCGTTCCAGGCACACCTGGTCGAGGGCACGAACCAGGTCGAGCTGCACTACTGCTCGGCGTCCGGCACGACCGGGTCGCTGCGCGGCTCGGGCGCGACGATCGGCCTGGAGAACGGCGCTGGCACCGCGGGTGTGGTGATCTCGCAGGACATGGTCGGACCGATCGCGCCGGGCGCGGGCTTCCGCTACACGCCGACGCCGTGA